One part of the Luteibacter yeojuensis genome encodes these proteins:
- a CDS encoding aldo/keto reductase — MSFPTPLQNTALPLPGGKGELPALGFGTLIPDPVMAKRAIKAALRVGFRHIDAAEAYRNEDVVGEALQEAFAEGTLTRGELFVTTKLWNNNHRPERVGPALDASLRRLRLDQVDSYLIHTPFAFQPGDEQYPKGEDGQPLYDDGVSLLDTWRAMERLVDAGKCRFIGLSDVRLDAVKAIYTAARIKPAVVQVECHPYLPEWELLEFCQQHGIVLLAFAPLGHGMEPRVLNDPVIVDIAQREHRTPAQVALAWAVQRGAAILTTSTSLDHIRENFDVSALSEESLARMRHDISTRVRLNKVVDTGLPGFIPRAQGA, encoded by the coding sequence ATGTCATTCCCTACACCCCTGCAGAACACCGCGCTCCCGCTGCCGGGCGGCAAAGGGGAGCTGCCCGCACTCGGATTCGGAACCCTCATTCCGGATCCCGTCATGGCCAAGCGCGCCATCAAGGCAGCGCTACGCGTGGGGTTTCGGCATATCGATGCCGCGGAGGCCTACCGTAACGAAGATGTCGTCGGCGAAGCGCTCCAGGAAGCTTTCGCCGAAGGGACACTGACGCGCGGAGAGCTTTTCGTCACCACCAAGCTCTGGAACAACAATCATCGTCCGGAACGCGTGGGTCCCGCGCTCGATGCAAGTCTGCGTCGCCTGCGACTCGACCAGGTGGACAGCTACCTGATCCACACGCCTTTCGCCTTCCAGCCCGGCGACGAGCAATATCCGAAAGGGGAGGATGGCCAACCCCTTTATGACGACGGTGTCAGCCTGCTGGATACCTGGCGGGCGATGGAGCGCCTCGTCGATGCGGGCAAGTGTCGCTTCATCGGTCTTTCGGACGTGCGCCTCGACGCGGTCAAGGCGATCTATACGGCGGCGCGCATCAAACCCGCCGTGGTCCAGGTGGAATGCCATCCCTATCTGCCGGAGTGGGAGCTGCTCGAGTTCTGCCAGCAGCACGGCATCGTGTTGCTGGCCTTCGCCCCGCTGGGGCATGGCATGGAACCACGCGTACTGAACGATCCCGTGATCGTGGACATCGCGCAGCGCGAGCACCGCACACCGGCACAAGTGGCGCTGGCGTGGGCCGTGCAGCGTGGTGCCGCGATCCTGACGACATCGACGAGCCTGGACCACATCAGGGAGAATTTCGACGTGTCGGCGTTGTCGGAAGAATCGCTGGCACGAATGCGCCACGACATCAGCACGAGGGTGCGCTTGAACAAGGTGGTCGATACGGGCTTGCCTGGCTTCATCCCGCGAGCTCAAGGGGCATGA
- a CDS encoding efflux transporter outer membrane subunit: MTTARFLPYLPMGRWALVAVPALALLSGCMVGPDFTRPAALASQHYDIGAERRLSRDADANGVPHIDFDRKVDGDWWQVLGSAKLDEVMRQAIAGNLDLAAADATIRQADEAVAATRGGLAPQVDVGARGGRQRAGGAGALATSNVYAVGLQVSFDFDLFGGTRRKVEEQAALAELQRHRFDAAYLTVTGNVAEQALRLASAGAQIQAVQTLLTDDRKNLELVQTAHRYGSATQVDVALATSQLAQDETLLPPLAQQRDIARHALSVLAGRGPADWVPPDFALDDFSLPADLPLSLPSELARERPDILEAEAQLHAASAAIGVATADMYPHLQLSASASQIGPGGGMLWGLLGGLTAPVFHGGTLQANRRASIDGYDVSMANYRQTVIVSLGQVADVLQAIGHDGEEYAAQQHALDAASTSLRLNRQGYRAGETSVLQVLDAERTYQRALIDHIRATTARYLDTVELSMALGGNSSGAFARSATGRHERDGSEQPPVRSP; encoded by the coding sequence ATGACAACGGCAAGATTTCTTCCTTACCTACCGATGGGCCGATGGGCGCTGGTCGCGGTACCTGCGCTGGCTCTTCTGTCTGGCTGCATGGTCGGCCCGGATTTCACGCGACCGGCCGCGCTTGCGTCGCAGCATTACGACATCGGCGCCGAGCGGCGGCTTTCACGCGACGCCGATGCCAACGGGGTTCCGCACATCGACTTCGACAGGAAGGTGGACGGCGACTGGTGGCAGGTCCTTGGCTCGGCGAAGCTCGATGAGGTCATGCGGCAGGCGATAGCCGGCAACCTCGATCTGGCGGCCGCCGACGCCACGATCCGGCAGGCGGACGAAGCGGTGGCGGCAACCCGGGGCGGCCTGGCACCGCAGGTGGACGTAGGGGCGAGGGGCGGCAGGCAACGTGCCGGCGGTGCCGGCGCGCTGGCGACGTCCAACGTCTATGCGGTGGGCCTGCAGGTGAGCTTCGATTTCGACCTGTTCGGCGGCACCCGGCGCAAGGTGGAAGAGCAGGCCGCGCTGGCCGAGCTTCAACGGCACCGCTTCGATGCGGCCTATCTCACGGTGACGGGCAATGTGGCCGAGCAGGCACTACGGCTTGCTTCTGCCGGGGCGCAGATCCAGGCGGTTCAAACCCTGCTGACCGACGATCGCAAGAACCTCGAGCTGGTGCAGACCGCACACCGCTATGGGAGCGCAACGCAGGTCGACGTGGCACTGGCGACGAGCCAACTCGCCCAGGACGAGACGCTGCTTCCTCCGCTCGCGCAGCAGCGGGACATCGCGCGTCATGCGCTTTCGGTGCTGGCAGGCAGAGGGCCCGCCGACTGGGTACCGCCGGATTTCGCACTCGACGACTTTTCGTTGCCGGCGGACCTGCCTCTAAGCCTGCCGTCGGAACTCGCTCGCGAACGCCCGGACATCCTGGAGGCGGAAGCGCAGCTTCACGCGGCCAGTGCCGCCATCGGTGTCGCCACGGCGGATATGTATCCTCACCTGCAACTCTCGGCATCGGCAAGCCAGATCGGCCCGGGAGGTGGAATGCTTTGGGGGCTTCTGGGCGGATTGACGGCACCGGTCTTCCATGGCGGAACGCTGCAGGCAAACCGGCGTGCTTCGATCGATGGCTATGACGTGTCCATGGCCAACTATCGGCAGACGGTGATCGTGTCGCTGGGGCAGGTTGCGGACGTGCTGCAGGCCATCGGCCATGACGGCGAGGAGTACGCAGCGCAGCAACATGCCCTGGACGCCGCCAGCACCAGCCTCCGCCTGAATCGGCAAGGCTATCGTGCCGGCGAGACCAGCGTTTTGCAGGTACTGGATGCCGAGCGGACCTACCAGCGCGCCCTGATCGATCACATCCGCGCAACGACGGCGCGCTATCTCGACACCGTAGAGCTCTCCATGGCGCTGGGCGGAAACAGCAGCGGTGCATTCGCACGTTCCGCAACGGGCCGCCATGAGCGCGACGGTTCCGAACAGCCACCGGTCCGTAGCCCGTAG
- a CDS encoding DHA2 family efflux MFS transporter permease subunit produces MNTDTRTPDLVWRHRALVAAGVLATYMQAFNISVPNAAVLHVQGGLSMTDDEIGWVFSSYIAAGALVMPMTHWLAGRFGRKRIFLLSLALFALALELCTLATTPLSFVGARIMQGAASGTLAPLSMAILLDELPPLRHGHIGPTWSVTAMLGIVSGPAVGGWLSEYHGWHSIFYLSLPMAVGIFLVVALCLREKSGARVVPFDFFGFAAFSVGIAGLQMLMDRGERLEWFASTEIRVEAIAAALGFYLYIVHAFTRRDHYLNTTVLRDRNFSVATAMYFIYGFVLLPTLALTSPMLEELLGYPADTAGYLTLPRGAALVCALILTWRVPAWLDNRIAVLGGAALSALGTWLMLGYSPAMDSVPVMAAGAVQGAGLGMLLPALSRAAFSTLNPALRSEATVIFNLARLFGSTLGISVVQIFFYANTQSMHLALAKHLRPYGPVAQATGHLAGRQLALFNELVTGQAAIVAVIGQFKLLLVAMLAASPLVFLLRKPRTSH; encoded by the coding sequence GTGAATACCGACACGCGTACACCCGACCTCGTATGGCGCCACCGCGCACTCGTCGCGGCCGGCGTGCTTGCCACATACATGCAGGCGTTCAATATCTCCGTGCCGAATGCCGCCGTACTTCACGTGCAGGGCGGTCTGTCGATGACCGACGACGAAATCGGCTGGGTATTTTCCTCCTATATCGCGGCGGGAGCGCTCGTGATGCCGATGACGCACTGGCTTGCGGGCAGGTTCGGGAGAAAGCGGATCTTTCTCCTTTCGTTGGCGCTATTCGCGCTGGCTTTGGAACTGTGCACGCTCGCCACCACGCCGCTTTCGTTCGTGGGCGCGCGAATCATGCAGGGAGCGGCCAGCGGCACGCTTGCCCCCTTGTCCATGGCCATCCTGCTCGACGAATTGCCACCGCTCAGGCACGGTCATATCGGACCGACATGGAGCGTGACGGCCATGTTGGGCATCGTCAGTGGTCCTGCCGTCGGTGGCTGGTTGAGCGAGTATCACGGCTGGCACTCGATCTTCTATCTCAGCCTTCCGATGGCCGTCGGCATCTTCCTTGTCGTGGCGCTGTGTCTTCGGGAGAAAAGCGGCGCGCGGGTCGTGCCCTTCGACTTCTTCGGCTTCGCGGCCTTTTCCGTGGGCATCGCCGGCCTGCAGATGCTGATGGATCGCGGCGAGCGCCTCGAATGGTTCGCTTCCACCGAGATCCGGGTGGAGGCGATCGCCGCGGCCCTGGGCTTCTACCTCTACATCGTGCACGCGTTCACGCGGCGGGATCACTACCTCAACACGACGGTGTTGCGGGATCGTAATTTCAGCGTGGCCACCGCGATGTACTTCATCTACGGGTTCGTCCTGCTGCCGACGCTCGCATTGACCTCGCCCATGCTCGAGGAGCTTCTGGGCTATCCGGCGGACACGGCCGGTTATCTGACCTTGCCACGCGGCGCCGCATTGGTTTGCGCGCTGATCCTGACCTGGCGAGTGCCGGCGTGGCTGGACAACCGGATCGCCGTGCTTGGCGGCGCCGCGCTCTCGGCGCTTGGCACCTGGCTGATGCTCGGCTATTCGCCCGCGATGGATTCCGTGCCGGTCATGGCGGCAGGCGCTGTGCAAGGGGCCGGCCTGGGCATGTTGCTGCCTGCGCTGAGCCGTGCGGCCTTCTCGACCTTGAATCCGGCGCTCCGCTCGGAAGCGACCGTCATCTTCAACCTGGCACGCCTGTTCGGCAGCACGTTGGGCATTTCGGTCGTACAGATATTCTTTTACGCCAACACGCAGAGCATGCATCTGGCGCTTGCCAAGCATCTTCGACCGTACGGTCCCGTCGCCCAGGCAACCGGTCATCTCGCCGGACGCCAGCTCGCTCTGTTCAACGAGTTGGTTACCGGTCAGGCGGCGATAGTCGCCGTGATCGGCCAGTTCAAACTCCTGCTGGTCGCCATGCTCGCCGCCAGTCCGCTGGTGTTCCTCCTACGCAAGCCACGCACAAGCCACTGA
- a CDS encoding HlyD family secretion protein yields MSARWRKPLMVGLPLLLLIGGGAMYVAGRRYVATDDAFVRAAKDSINARVSGQVVQVAVKDNESVRKGQLLFRIDPAPYRIAVEQAGARLSSARLQVEGLKATYRQQLADLQSAKDSADFAAREFDRKKALLASDFASRAAYEQAETGLKVARQRIASMQQQVANTVAGLSGNPDIAVDLHPTVREARAQLDRAKLDLSYTDVLAPDDGIVTRVDDLQVGDFVNGGASVFAMMSSRDVWIEANFRETDLTRMRPGQVSTIEVDAYPGHPFKAHVVSMSPGTGSEFAVLPPENATGNWVKVVQRLPVRLELDTVDARWPLYSGISVYARVDTASAETLAGTAR; encoded by the coding sequence ATGAGCGCACGCTGGCGCAAGCCGCTCATGGTGGGGTTGCCTTTGCTGCTCCTCATCGGCGGCGGGGCCATGTATGTGGCGGGGCGGCGCTACGTCGCCACCGACGACGCCTTTGTCCGTGCGGCAAAGGATTCCATCAATGCGCGAGTATCCGGCCAGGTCGTGCAGGTGGCCGTCAAGGACAACGAAAGCGTACGCAAGGGGCAGTTGTTGTTTCGCATCGATCCGGCACCGTACCGGATCGCGGTCGAGCAGGCCGGGGCGAGGCTGAGCAGCGCGCGCCTGCAGGTCGAGGGCCTCAAGGCAACCTATCGCCAGCAACTGGCCGATCTCCAGTCGGCCAAGGATTCGGCAGACTTCGCCGCCCGGGAATTCGACCGCAAGAAGGCGTTGCTCGCCTCCGACTTCGCCTCGCGCGCCGCGTACGAGCAGGCGGAAACCGGCCTGAAAGTGGCAAGGCAGCGCATCGCCTCGATGCAGCAGCAGGTGGCCAACACGGTGGCCGGACTCTCGGGCAATCCGGACATCGCCGTCGATCTGCACCCCACCGTGCGCGAGGCCCGCGCGCAGTTGGACCGCGCGAAGCTCGATCTTTCTTATACCGATGTCCTGGCTCCCGACGATGGCATCGTGACAAGGGTCGACGACCTGCAAGTCGGGGATTTCGTAAACGGCGGTGCCTCGGTGTTCGCGATGATGTCGAGCCGCGACGTCTGGATCGAGGCGAATTTCCGCGAAACCGACCTGACGCGGATGCGTCCCGGCCAGGTCTCGACGATCGAGGTCGACGCCTATCCAGGGCACCCGTTCAAGGCGCACGTGGTGAGCATGAGCCCCGGCACCGGCTCGGAGTTCGCGGTGCTTCCGCCCGAGAACGCCACCGGCAACTGGGTGAAAGTGGTGCAGCGCCTGCCGGTGCGCCTGGAACTGGACACGGTGGACGCCAGGTGGCCGCTGTACTCAGGCATCAGCGTGTATGCGCGGGTGGATACCGCATCGGCGGAAACCCTGGCGGGAACCGCACGGTGA
- a CDS encoding TetR/AcrR family transcriptional regulator, with protein MREGTKKDPPTKRGRGRPRAYEPDVALRQAANAFWKAGYAGTSLDDISAATGMNRPSLRAAFGDKHEIYVKALGDYWSRKFAAIHEAFAGDNALGETLMRVYDAALSIYFSGDEQVLGCFVVATAVTEAAGDPEIQGIVAEGFRKLDADFEARFKKALQKGELGPGADPKALALLATATMQTLAIRARSGTSRAELRKLAHKATVALSA; from the coding sequence ATGCGCGAAGGTACAAAAAAAGATCCGCCGACGAAGCGCGGTCGGGGGCGGCCCCGCGCTTACGAGCCCGATGTCGCCCTGCGCCAGGCCGCGAACGCGTTCTGGAAGGCCGGCTACGCCGGCACGTCGCTTGACGATATCTCCGCCGCCACGGGGATGAATCGCCCTAGCCTGCGAGCGGCTTTTGGCGACAAGCACGAGATCTACGTAAAGGCACTGGGCGATTACTGGTCTCGAAAGTTCGCGGCGATACACGAGGCATTCGCCGGCGACAACGCACTCGGCGAAACGCTCATGCGCGTCTACGACGCGGCGCTATCGATCTATTTCTCGGGCGATGAGCAGGTGCTGGGATGTTTTGTGGTGGCCACTGCCGTCACCGAAGCGGCCGGGGACCCCGAGATCCAGGGCATCGTCGCCGAGGGCTTTCGCAAGCTGGATGCCGACTTCGAAGCGCGTTTCAAGAAGGCGCTCCAAAAGGGCGAACTGGGGCCGGGGGCCGATCCCAAGGCACTTGCGCTACTGGCCACCGCGACCATGCAGACGCTGGCGATTCGCGCTCGCTCGGGCACGTCCCGCGCCGAACTGAGGAAGCTCGCCCACAAGGCCACTGTCGCCCTGAGCGCCTGA
- the cydP gene encoding cytochrome oxidase putative small subunit CydP, whose amino-acid sequence MAGDPPVERVAVVPTDAQSPWVACVRVDRKKGGVLVRTYSDPAGGGGEARPGLPGHGRSPLRRLSRNLIVLVVFKLAVLMTIWYVAIRPLPRADVSPAGVGRLLAPASASSQGTSP is encoded by the coding sequence ATGGCGGGAGATCCACCGGTAGAGCGGGTCGCCGTCGTTCCGACCGATGCTCAGTCGCCATGGGTTGCATGCGTTCGGGTGGACCGGAAGAAGGGAGGTGTCTTGGTGAGAACGTACAGCGATCCCGCAGGGGGCGGCGGCGAAGCGCGGCCTGGCCTTCCTGGTCATGGCCGCTCTCCTCTCCGGCGTCTTTCGCGAAACCTCATCGTGCTGGTCGTTTTCAAGCTCGCCGTGCTCATGACCATCTGGTACGTGGCGATCCGTCCCCTCCCCCGTGCGGATGTCTCGCCGGCGGGCGTCGGACGCCTTCTCGCCCCCGCCTCAGCCTCCAGCCAGGGAACCTCTCCATGA
- a CDS encoding cytochrome ubiquinol oxidase subunit I, giving the protein MIVDPDVVSLSRLQFALTALYHFLFVPLTLGLAFILAIMESVYVMTRREVWKRMTQFWGVLFGINFAMGVATGVTMEFQFGTNWAYYSHYVGDIFGAPLAIEGMMAFFLEGTLVGLFFFGWDRISPVKHMLVTWFLALATSLSALWILIANAWMQNPVGAAFNPQTMRMEVTRFSEVIFNPVAQAKFVHTVSAGYTMGAMFVLSISAWYLLRGRNVEFAKRSITVAASFGLAASLSVVVLGDESGYSVSENQKMKMAAIEAMWETEPAPAAFTLFGLPDVQSHTTHARIAVPWVMGLIGTRSIHETIPGIRNLVDDAKLRIGNGLKAYDAMLVLREDKDNAQAKAMLAAHDKDMGYALLLKRFVADPRQATAVDIQKAADSTIPNVPVLFWSFRIMVACGLYFIVLFAYAFWRSSKRRLDGTGFLKTALWSLPLPWVAAELGWIVAEYGRQPWAIEGVLPTALGASSLTAGQVWLSLGGFVLFYTALAIVDGYLMVKFARKGPDGLGMWPPQPDALPTTAQTV; this is encoded by the coding sequence ATGATCGTCGATCCCGACGTCGTTAGCTTGTCCCGCCTGCAATTCGCACTGACCGCGCTTTATCACTTCCTTTTCGTGCCGCTCACCCTCGGCCTTGCCTTCATCCTCGCCATCATGGAGAGCGTGTATGTCATGACGCGCCGGGAGGTGTGGAAACGCATGACCCAGTTCTGGGGCGTGCTGTTCGGCATCAACTTCGCCATGGGTGTCGCCACCGGCGTCACCATGGAGTTCCAGTTCGGGACCAATTGGGCGTACTACTCGCATTACGTGGGCGACATTTTCGGTGCGCCCCTCGCCATCGAAGGCATGATGGCGTTCTTCCTCGAAGGCACGTTGGTAGGCCTCTTCTTCTTCGGATGGGATCGCATCTCGCCAGTCAAGCACATGCTGGTGACCTGGTTTCTCGCCTTGGCCACGAGCTTGTCCGCGCTATGGATACTGATCGCGAACGCCTGGATGCAGAATCCCGTCGGCGCGGCCTTCAATCCGCAGACGATGCGCATGGAGGTCACCCGGTTCAGCGAGGTGATCTTCAATCCGGTGGCGCAGGCCAAGTTCGTCCATACCGTCAGCGCGGGCTACACGATGGGCGCGATGTTCGTCCTGTCCATCAGCGCGTGGTACCTGTTGCGTGGACGCAACGTGGAATTCGCCAAGCGCTCCATCACGGTGGCCGCGAGCTTTGGCCTGGCCGCCTCCCTCTCGGTCGTGGTGCTGGGCGATGAATCCGGTTATTCCGTCTCCGAGAACCAGAAGATGAAGATGGCCGCGATAGAGGCCATGTGGGAGACGGAACCGGCACCCGCGGCATTTACCTTGTTCGGTCTGCCTGACGTGCAGTCGCACACGACCCACGCCAGGATCGCGGTGCCATGGGTGATGGGGCTGATAGGTACCCGCTCGATCCACGAGACCATCCCGGGCATTCGCAACCTCGTGGACGACGCGAAACTGCGCATCGGCAACGGCCTGAAGGCCTACGATGCGATGCTCGTGCTACGCGAGGACAAGGACAATGCGCAGGCCAAGGCCATGCTCGCCGCGCACGACAAGGATATGGGCTACGCGCTGCTGCTGAAGCGCTTCGTCGCGGATCCGCGCCAAGCCACGGCGGTGGATATCCAGAAAGCCGCCGACAGCACGATTCCCAACGTGCCGGTGTTGTTCTGGTCGTTCCGGATCATGGTCGCGTGCGGGCTCTACTTCATCGTGCTGTTCGCCTATGCGTTCTGGCGATCGAGCAAGCGCCGCCTCGATGGAACCGGCTTCCTCAAGACCGCCCTGTGGAGCCTGCCGCTGCCGTGGGTCGCCGCGGAGCTTGGATGGATCGTGGCCGAGTATGGCCGCCAGCCCTGGGCGATCGAGGGTGTCCTGCCGACGGCCCTGGGCGCCTCCTCGCTGACCGCCGGGCAGGTATGGCTTTCCCTGGGAGGTTTCGTGCTGTTCTACACGGCGCTGGCGATCGTCGACGGGTACCTGATGGTGAAATTCGCGCGCAAGGGACCCGACGGCCTGGGCATGTGGCCCCCGCAGCCCGACGCCCTTCCCACCACGGCGCAAACGGTCTGA
- the cydB gene encoding cytochrome d ubiquinol oxidase subunit II gives MFDYDTLRVIWWLLIGVLLIGFAVMDGFDFGVAALLRVLGRDAHERIVLLETIEPTWEGNQVWFILGGGAVFAAWPLLYAASFSGLYVAMFVLLTAFIIRPVGFNFREKFEDSRWQLAWDIGLMASGVIVMLVCGVAFGNLFLGLPFHYDGDLRMSWDGTFFQLFRPFALLCGAVSLCMLLAHGACWAAMRADHVIAERAAKVARIASLAYLVLFAAAGVWLALGVPGFAIAGTVVTDGISNPLGKQVVVGGSWFANYRANPAFWVAPALAVAGAVGTQILVSRRGLGGFLCSSLAIAGTILSAGLALFPFLMPSATSPVSSLTVWDASSSQGTLLLMLGVTAVFMPVIILYTGWVYRVMRGRVTLEHVRKSHTTY, from the coding sequence ATGTTCGACTACGACACCCTGCGCGTCATCTGGTGGCTCCTGATCGGTGTGCTGCTGATCGGCTTCGCCGTCATGGACGGATTCGACTTCGGCGTGGCCGCCCTGCTGCGGGTACTGGGGCGGGATGCGCATGAGCGTATCGTGCTTCTGGAGACGATCGAACCGACATGGGAGGGCAACCAGGTCTGGTTCATCCTGGGTGGCGGTGCGGTATTCGCCGCGTGGCCACTCTTGTATGCGGCATCGTTCTCCGGCTTGTACGTGGCCATGTTCGTGCTGTTGACCGCCTTCATCATCCGGCCGGTCGGCTTCAACTTCCGCGAAAAGTTCGAAGACTCGCGCTGGCAGCTGGCCTGGGACATCGGTCTGATGGCCTCCGGCGTGATCGTGATGCTGGTATGCGGCGTGGCCTTCGGCAACCTTTTCCTCGGCCTGCCGTTCCATTACGACGGTGATCTGCGGATGTCCTGGGACGGGACATTCTTCCAGCTCTTCCGGCCCTTTGCGCTCCTTTGCGGCGCCGTGAGCCTCTGCATGCTGCTTGCCCACGGGGCGTGCTGGGCAGCCATGCGTGCCGACCATGTCATTGCCGAACGCGCCGCGAAGGTGGCGCGCATCGCCTCGCTGGCCTACCTGGTGCTGTTCGCTGCGGCCGGCGTCTGGCTGGCTCTTGGCGTGCCTGGCTTTGCCATCGCCGGCACCGTCGTCACCGACGGCATCTCCAACCCCCTGGGCAAGCAAGTCGTGGTCGGTGGATCGTGGTTCGCGAACTACAGGGCGAATCCCGCCTTCTGGGTTGCTCCTGCGCTCGCCGTGGCCGGCGCGGTGGGTACGCAGATCCTCGTGTCCCGACGCGGCCTGGGCGGCTTCCTGTGCAGCTCGCTGGCCATCGCCGGAACGATCCTTTCCGCGGGCCTTGCGCTGTTTCCATTCCTCATGCCGTCCGCGACGTCACCGGTATCGAGCCTGACGGTATGGGACGCGTCCTCGAGCCAGGGCACGCTCCTGTTGATGCTCGGTGTCACGGCCGTCTTCATGCCGGTGATCATTCTCTACACCGGCTGGGTCTATCGCGTCATGCGCGGGCGCGTCACGCTAGAGCATGTGCGCAAATCCCACACCACTTACTGA
- the cydX gene encoding cytochrome bd-I oxidase subunit CydX — MWYFAWILGLGLACTFAVLNAMWYEVHSDDEASRRRDPIPKHEGT, encoded by the coding sequence ATGTGGTATTTCGCCTGGATTCTCGGCCTGGGGCTGGCCTGCACTTTCGCCGTGCTCAATGCGATGTGGTATGAGGTGCACTCCGACGACGAGGCAAGCCGGAGACGCGACCCCATTCCCAAGCATGAGGGCACCTAA
- a CDS encoding alpha/beta fold hydrolase, which yields MLRRDFVKASLSSAVLAAALPIRATESPVASRGAFADVDGQHLFYSVHGAGKPLVLLHGGIDPDSFGSNLAKLAKGRRVVAVHLQAHGRTPDTDRPLRSETMGDDVAALIGQLKLGKADLMGYSLGAGVALQAAIRHPDAVDRLVVVSAAMRQDGFYPEGVEAFRQLEANAATLGPSVKASPLGARYPEVDWTRLFRKVGDLTKRPFDWSADVAKLQARTLLVFADADAIRPEHMVEFWKALGGGRRDAGMDGSQRPANELAILPGTTHYSLPVDAMLPEVVGRFLGSPPP from the coding sequence ATGCTCAGACGCGATTTCGTGAAGGCTTCCCTTTCATCCGCGGTGCTGGCGGCGGCCCTTCCCATTCGAGCCACGGAGAGTCCCGTCGCTTCGCGCGGGGCTTTCGCCGATGTCGACGGACAGCATCTGTTTTACAGCGTACACGGTGCCGGCAAACCACTCGTTCTTCTCCACGGCGGCATCGACCCGGACAGCTTCGGAAGCAACCTGGCCAAACTGGCCAAGGGGCGACGGGTGGTCGCCGTCCATCTCCAGGCCCATGGACGCACGCCGGACACCGACAGGCCGCTCCGCAGCGAAACGATGGGCGACGACGTGGCCGCCCTGATCGGCCAGCTGAAACTCGGGAAGGCGGACCTCATGGGCTATTCGCTGGGCGCCGGCGTCGCGCTGCAGGCCGCCATCCGTCATCCGGACGCGGTCGACCGGCTGGTGGTCGTGTCCGCGGCAATGAGGCAGGACGGCTTCTATCCCGAAGGCGTAGAGGCTTTCAGGCAGTTGGAGGCCAACGCGGCCACGCTCGGCCCGAGCGTCAAGGCATCGCCCTTGGGAGCGCGCTACCCGGAGGTCGACTGGACCCGTCTCTTCAGGAAGGTCGGCGACCTGACCAAGCGCCCCTTCGACTGGAGCGCCGACGTCGCAAAGCTTCAAGCGCGCACGCTACTTGTCTTTGCCGACGCCGATGCCATCCGGCCCGAACACATGGTCGAGTTCTGGAAGGCGCTGGGAGGCGGTCGTCGCGATGCCGGCATGGATGGTTCCCAACGTCCCGCGAACGAGCTCGCCATCCTGCCCGGCACCACCCATTACTCGCTTCCCGTGGATGCGATGCTGCCGGAGGTCGTCGGACGCTTCCTTGGATCGCCGCCTCCTTAG
- a CDS encoding SRPBCC family protein — MTNVKEGSTAATNRTAVERKSDRELVVMRTFDAPVHTVFEAWSKPELFQRWWVPKSVGLALLSCDMDVRTGGSYRLVFRHPSFDQPMAFFGTYREVVPNKRIVWTNEESEQGAVTTVTFEEMSGKTRVTLHELYPTTAALDEALAGSAEGLPEQFDQLDELLAGGA, encoded by the coding sequence ATGACCAACGTAAAAGAAGGTAGCACCGCGGCGACGAACCGTACGGCCGTGGAGCGCAAGTCCGATCGCGAACTCGTCGTGATGCGGACGTTCGATGCCCCCGTGCACACCGTCTTCGAGGCGTGGAGCAAGCCCGAGCTGTTCCAGCGCTGGTGGGTTCCGAAGTCGGTGGGCCTCGCGTTGCTCTCGTGCGACATGGATGTTCGCACCGGTGGTTCGTACCGCCTCGTGTTCCGCCACCCGTCCTTCGATCAACCCATGGCGTTCTTCGGCACCTACAGGGAAGTCGTGCCTAACAAGCGCATCGTGTGGACAAACGAAGAGAGCGAACAAGGTGCCGTGACGACGGTGACGTTCGAGGAAATGTCCGGCAAGACACGGGTCACGTTGCACGAACTCTACCCCACGACGGCCGCGCTGGACGAAGCCCTCGCCGGTTCGGCGGAAGGCCTGCCCGAGCAGTTCGACCAACTGGACGAGTTGCTCGCAGGCGGGGCCTGA
- a CDS encoding ArsR/SmtB family transcription factor, with amino-acid sequence MVHYQARLDATFAALSDVTRRGVLEQLGGSDASITDLAERFHMTLTGMKKHVSVLEEAGLVVTEKVGRVRTCKLGPRRLEEEAAWIEQHRQLWSARFDALDELVDQLKRKEKADDQRKRR; translated from the coding sequence ATGGTTCACTATCAAGCCCGACTCGATGCGACGTTCGCCGCGCTCTCCGACGTCACCCGGCGCGGCGTGCTGGAGCAACTCGGGGGTTCGGACGCCTCGATCACCGACCTCGCCGAAAGGTTTCACATGACCCTCACGGGCATGAAGAAGCACGTGAGCGTCCTGGAAGAGGCGGGGCTCGTGGTCACGGAGAAGGTAGGACGCGTGCGCACCTGCAAGCTCGGACCGCGGCGGCTGGAAGAGGAGGCCGCCTGGATCGAGCAGCATCGCCAGCTCTGGAGCGCGCGCTTCGACGCGCTGGACGAACTTGTCGATCAACTGAAACGCAAGGAGAAGGCCGATGACCAACGTAAAAGAAGGTAG